The genome window CCATAATTGGGATTTCACTTCATTGGATTTTTCAAAAGGAATGTGAAATAAATCCAATACAACATCCTTACCTTCAGCAGAATCTTTTCCTATTTGAAAAAATTCTTCTGCATAAGGGTTGATTGAATGGATTTTAAAATCGGGGCTCCAACGAATGATAATGGAGTTTGCTGTATCATATATGTCTTGGTATTGTTTTTCTTTTTCCCGAATGGTGCGTTCAATTTCTTCTGAATTACTTAAATTCTTTCTAAAAAGGATTAACCTAAGTTTTTTTTCTCTTCGATATGCATTGTGATAATAATAAGCTACAAACAACAATCCAGATGCAATCACAATGGCTAAAAACTCGTCGATCATTTGATTTCCAAAAGTAACATAGTCATGTCGTCTGCGACTTTCCCACCAGAATAAACTAAAACTTCATCCTGAATGGATTCCAGAAATTCTTTTGAAGGAAGATGGATTCTTGTTTCGATGAGTTCTGCAAATTTTTGGTCTCCCAAATATTCTTCGTTTTCATTGGGAACTTCAAACATCCCATCAGAAAAAAGAAATAACCTGTCCCCTGAGTTTAAAAAAATATCTTCGTTTTCCGCATTGAGTTGATCGGGGAACATCATTAGGCAAAATCCCTTTGTCCCGAGTTTGATGATTTTGTTTTCACGAATCAAAAACATATGATGGTGTCCAGCCATGGAGTATGACAAAAGATTTTCTTCTGCTTTATAACGTAAATAAATTGCACTGATGAAATGAGTGCTGATAAGAGGAGTGAGTGTACTATGAATCCAATATAAACTTTCGCTCGGTGATAAAAAAGATTTATCCATGGTTTTGAAAGTAATGATGGCCATAAGAGAAACCATAGCTGCGGCAATTCCGTGGCCTGTTACATCTCCAAATAAAATGTCCAAATCACCAGAGGGTAACAAATCGTAGGTGATTAAATCCCCACCAACTAATTCCATAGGTTTATAAGAAGTATAAATTTGATAGAGTGGGGAAGGTGGAAATTGGAAGGTGACTAAATTTTCTTGATTTGATTTGGCAAGTTCCAAATCTTTTTGAATGGCCTGTAGAAGATCGATTCTTTCTTTTTCTAAAGTTTTGATTTTGATATGAGTTCTGATCCTAGCTAAAATTTCGGACTCTTGAAATGGTTTTGTGATGTAATCAACGGCTCCTGTTTCTAATCCTTTGACTATATCGCTTGTTTCGTTGAGTGCAGATAAAAAAAGAATCGGAGTGTTTTTTGACCGTTCCATCACAAGTAAACGTTTGGCAACATCAAGTCCACTAATCCCAGGAAGTAGAATGTCCAGTAAAATTAAGTCAAAGTCAAGTGCCTCCGCCAACTCTAGGGCATATTCACCATCGTAAGCAACCGCCACTTCATATCCTTGCCCAAGTAAAATATGAGTGATAATCTCAATATTGGTTTCGTTATCATCGACTACCAAGA of Leptospira mtsangambouensis contains these proteins:
- a CDS encoding PP2C family protein-serine/threonine phosphatase encodes the protein MYTKQALKILVVDDNETNIEIITHILLGQGYEVAVAYDGEYALELAEALDFDLILLDILLPGISGLDVAKRLLVMERSKNTPILFLSALNETSDIVKGLETGAVDYITKPFQESEILARIRTHIKIKTLEKERIDLLQAIQKDLELAKSNQENLVTFQFPPSPLYQIYTSYKPMELVGGDLITYDLLPSGDLDILFGDVTGHGIAAAMVSLMAIITFKTMDKSFLSPSESLYWIHSTLTPLISTHFISAIYLRYKAEENLLSYSMAGHHHMFLIRENKIIKLGTKGFCLMMFPDQLNAENEDIFLNSGDRLFLFSDGMFEVPNENEEYLGDQKFAELIETRIHLPSKEFLESIQDEVLVYSGGKVADDMTMLLLEIK